A single window of Leptospira semungkisensis DNA harbors:
- a CDS encoding MATE family efflux transporter, which yields MDKKFFQLTFYNILANLTVPLTGLADTAILGQLETHTFLAGVALSNVLFDYLFWGFSFLRMSTTGLTAQAEGNRNITESFQILIRSLVLASFVGFLLLFLKYFIGEIGFSFLQGEEEVKASGYDYFHSRIWSAPGTLCNFVLMGWFLGRSKSGIVLAATILANVSNFLLNIWFVLYLNWNAAGAGYATTISQYLMLLFFLIPLAKERIRFREVYDKIRIFSLSGFQSLLSLNSDILVRTLLLITTFSLFRNYSSGLGSPVLAANAILHQLILVGAFWIDGAAVATETIAGTLKGNRDFEGLKRILKLGIISGFAISLIFCFLFLGFSERMFAVFSKSKQVAVLAQEYGYWIIPVLLLGSTAFIFDGFFLGMSEGKTLRNCMIVSSIVFFLPIAYWGKLEASNHILWLSLATYMFGRTLTLGVIAYKKFFLRKMFN from the coding sequence TTGGACAAAAAGTTTTTCCAACTTACCTTTTATAATATACTCGCTAATCTTACTGTTCCTCTAACCGGATTGGCGGATACTGCTATCCTGGGACAACTGGAGACTCATACCTTTTTGGCGGGAGTAGCATTATCCAATGTCCTATTCGATTATTTATTTTGGGGATTTTCCTTTTTAAGAATGAGCACGACGGGGCTTACCGCCCAGGCCGAAGGAAATCGAAATATCACGGAGTCTTTTCAGATACTCATACGTTCCCTAGTACTCGCAAGTTTTGTAGGTTTTCTTCTACTCTTTCTGAAATACTTCATCGGCGAGATCGGCTTTTCTTTCTTACAAGGAGAAGAAGAAGTCAAGGCTTCCGGCTACGATTACTTTCACTCTCGCATTTGGAGCGCCCCGGGAACTCTTTGCAATTTCGTATTAATGGGTTGGTTTTTAGGAAGAAGTAAGAGCGGGATCGTTCTTGCTGCCACTATTCTTGCAAACGTATCCAATTTTCTTTTGAATATTTGGTTCGTTCTTTATTTGAATTGGAACGCAGCGGGAGCAGGTTATGCAACAACGATAAGCCAATATCTTATGCTACTTTTCTTTCTGATTCCCTTAGCAAAAGAAAGAATACGTTTCAGAGAAGTGTATGATAAAATCCGAATTTTCTCCTTATCCGGTTTTCAATCCTTACTGTCATTAAACTCGGATATATTGGTTCGGACACTTTTACTGATCACAACCTTCAGTCTTTTTAGAAATTATAGCTCCGGCTTAGGATCTCCTGTCTTAGCGGCAAATGCAATATTACATCAGTTAATCTTGGTTGGTGCCTTTTGGATCGATGGAGCTGCAGTCGCAACGGAGACAATCGCCGGAACATTGAAAGGAAATCGTGACTTCGAAGGATTGAAAAGAATCTTAAAGCTTGGGATTATTTCCGGATTCGCAATCTCTTTAATCTTCTGTTTCTTATTTCTAGGATTCTCAGAGAGAATGTTCGCCGTATTCAGTAAATCGAAACAAGTCGCTGTATTAGCACAAGAATATGGTTACTGGATCATTCCTGTACTTCTATTAGGATCAACTGCTTTCATCTTTGACGGCTTCTTTTTAGGAATGTCCGAAGGAAAAACGCTTAGGAACTGCATGATCGTTAGTAGCATAGTCTTCTTTCTTCCGATCGCATATTGGGGAAAATTAGAAGCCAGCAATCATATTCTCTGGCTTTCTCTCGCAACTTATATGTTTGGAAGGACTTTGACTCTAGGAGTCATCGCTTACAAAAAATTCTTTCTAAGAAAAATGTTCAATTAG
- a CDS encoding site-2 protease family protein has translation MSKSKYGLNVLLFFLTFLTLTFQDNIFTIPFERAEKIVQIFQAQWPYSVSLLFIIFCHEMGHYLAARFYGIRSTLPYFLPVPLAPVGTMGAVIKIQEPIRNKVQLFDIGVWGPAMSLVLSIPCLLIGLQYSSLVSFAERTSVLLSNSDLVDIRFGNSIFVYFASQQILGPYDPNLFSVEYHPLAFAGWVGLLITALNLLPFGQLDGGHVIYSLVGEKYRSWIYYLFSAFLLLAIWNYSWIVWGLLIYYFIRVEHPYIPDGPSPLDKYRKIFGWSMLLSLVLIFPISPITVVTSTGVQPSLGEELWHSLSNLLSR, from the coding sequence TTGAGTAAATCAAAGTACGGATTGAATGTGCTATTATTCTTTCTGACATTCCTAACTCTCACTTTCCAAGACAATATATTCACGATTCCTTTTGAACGTGCGGAGAAGATTGTTCAAATTTTTCAGGCTCAATGGCCATACTCCGTCTCTCTTCTGTTTATTATCTTCTGTCATGAGATGGGACATTATCTGGCTGCGAGATTTTACGGGATCCGTTCTACTCTTCCGTATTTTCTTCCGGTTCCATTAGCTCCCGTGGGAACAATGGGCGCAGTGATCAAGATCCAAGAGCCCATCCGAAATAAGGTTCAATTATTTGATATAGGCGTTTGGGGTCCTGCAATGAGTTTGGTTCTGTCGATCCCCTGCCTGCTCATAGGACTCCAATATTCTAGTTTGGTTTCTTTTGCGGAGAGGACCTCAGTCCTTCTTTCTAATTCGGACCTGGTAGATATTCGCTTCGGGAATAGTATCTTTGTATATTTCGCATCTCAGCAAATTCTAGGGCCGTACGATCCCAATTTGTTTAGCGTAGAATATCATCCTCTCGCGTTCGCAGGTTGGGTCGGTCTCTTGATTACTGCGCTCAATCTTCTACCATTCGGTCAGCTGGACGGAGGACATGTTATCTACTCTTTGGTGGGTGAGAAATATAGAAGCTGGATCTATTATTTATTTTCTGCGTTTCTTCTCCTAGCGATCTGGAATTATTCGTGGATTGTTTGGGGATTACTCATCTATTACTTTATCCGAGTGGAGCATCCTTATATTCCCGATGGACCTTCTCCTTTGGATAAATACCGTAAGATTTTTGGATGGAGTATGTTACTATCTTTAGTACTTATCTTTCCGATCTCGCCGATCACCGTAGTAACTTCTACGGGAGTGCAGCCGAGTTTGGGAGAGGAACTTTGGCATAGTCTATCCAATTTATTGAGCCGATGA
- the cysE gene encoding serine O-acetyltransferase, translating into MFENIKAIRKNDPAAKSYIEIVLCYPGLHALWFHSIAHFLYRIQIPLIPRMINTFARFLTGVDIHPGAKIAPGIFIDHGQGVVIGETAEIAKGCLILQGVTLGGTGKESGKRHPTLKENVVVGAGAKILGNITIETNVRIGAGSVVLRDVPPDCTVVGVPGKVVRSKIDFGKEGERMLDHGELPDPVARVFSILVEKVDTLQKEVNELYARANLSEKKPAEKKGDDELNEFIHGGGI; encoded by the coding sequence TTGTTCGAGAACATCAAAGCCATTCGAAAAAACGACCCTGCCGCAAAATCGTACATCGAGATTGTTCTCTGTTATCCTGGCCTGCATGCTCTCTGGTTTCATTCCATCGCACATTTTCTATATCGGATCCAAATTCCTTTAATTCCTAGAATGATAAACACATTCGCTAGGTTTTTGACCGGTGTAGATATTCATCCGGGAGCAAAAATAGCTCCAGGAATTTTTATCGACCACGGCCAGGGAGTTGTGATCGGTGAGACCGCTGAAATCGCCAAAGGTTGCCTGATTCTACAAGGGGTCACACTTGGAGGAACAGGAAAAGAAAGCGGCAAACGACACCCAACCCTAAAAGAGAATGTGGTAGTCGGTGCGGGCGCTAAAATCCTAGGAAATATCACGATTGAAACCAATGTTAGGATTGGCGCGGGTTCCGTTGTGCTAAGGGATGTTCCTCCGGACTGCACTGTTGTAGGTGTTCCAGGCAAGGTAGTACGATCTAAAATAGATTTCGGAAAAGAAGGAGAAAGAATGCTAGATCACGGAGAATTGCCGGATCCAGTTGCAAGAGTCTTTTCCATCTTGGTAGAAAAAGTGGATACTTTACAGAAGGAAGTAAACGAGCTCTACGCCAGAGCGAATCTTTCTGAGAAAAAACCTGCCGAAAAGAAAGGAGACGATGAACTAAATGAGTTCATCCATGGCGGGGGAATTTAA